A region of Lichenibacterium dinghuense DNA encodes the following proteins:
- the recO gene encoding DNA repair protein RecO encodes MEWRDRGTVLGGRAYGETSVVLELLTAEHGRHLGLVQGGRSRRLRPVLQPGNAVEAVWRARIDHHLGAFAVEGLKLRAAGVMGSAASLHAVNHLTGLARLLPEREPQPALHLMLEAMMEGIEDRHRLPLQMVQFELAFLAALGFGLDLAACATTGGTADLHYVSPKTGRAVSVGAAGIYADRLLPLPAFLRPGEARSAVTVDDLAAAFRLTDHFLARDVYAPRHVAPPSSRRAYLAAIAASGEGAS; translated from the coding sequence GTGGAGTGGCGCGACCGCGGGACGGTGCTGGGCGGGCGGGCCTACGGCGAGACCAGCGTGGTGCTGGAGTTGCTGACGGCCGAGCACGGGCGCCACCTCGGCCTCGTGCAGGGCGGCCGCTCGCGGCGGCTGCGCCCGGTGCTGCAGCCCGGCAACGCCGTGGAGGCGGTGTGGCGCGCCCGCATCGACCATCACCTCGGCGCCTTCGCGGTCGAGGGACTGAAGCTGCGCGCCGCCGGCGTCATGGGCAGCGCCGCCTCGCTCCACGCCGTCAACCACCTGACCGGCCTCGCGCGCCTCCTGCCCGAGCGCGAGCCGCAGCCGGCGCTCCACCTCATGCTGGAAGCCATGATGGAGGGCATCGAGGACCGGCACCGGCTGCCGCTGCAGATGGTGCAGTTCGAGCTGGCCTTCCTGGCGGCGCTCGGCTTCGGCCTCGACCTCGCCGCCTGCGCGACCACGGGCGGCACGGCGGACCTCCACTACGTGTCGCCGAAGACCGGCCGCGCCGTGTCGGTCGGGGCGGCGGGGATCTACGCCGACCGGCTGCTGCCTCTGCCCGCCTTCCTGCGGCCGGGCGAGGCGCGCTCGGCCGTGACGGTGGACGACCTCGCTGCGGCCTTCCGGCTCACCGACCACTTCCTCGCGCGCGACGTCTACGCGCCGCGCCACGTCGCCCCGCCCTCCTCGCGCCGGGCCTATCTGGCGGCGATCGCCGCGTCCGGGGAGGGGGCGAGCTGA
- a CDS encoding L,D-transpeptidase, whose protein sequence is MTLAITRRTMLGGSAALSLMGPGPARAAFDPSPFFSGKAQDHGFTYNRSNVAAIDPVWQRQLVEHEHREAPGTIIVDTQNHFLYVTFENNTALRYGVGVGLEGFKWFGRATVARKAIWPGWTPPPEMLKRRPDLPRHMAGGPDNPLGPRALYLYRDGTDLGYRLHGTLEPWTIGTDASSGCVRLLPEDVMDLYQRTPVGTAVLVLKHIR, encoded by the coding sequence ATGACTTTGGCGATCACGCGCCGCACGATGCTGGGCGGCTCCGCCGCGCTGAGCCTGATGGGACCCGGGCCGGCGCGGGCCGCCTTCGACCCGTCGCCCTTCTTCTCGGGCAAGGCGCAGGACCACGGCTTCACCTACAACCGGTCCAACGTCGCGGCGATCGACCCCGTGTGGCAGCGCCAGCTCGTCGAGCACGAGCACCGCGAGGCGCCGGGCACGATCATCGTCGATACCCAGAACCACTTCCTCTACGTCACTTTCGAGAACAACACGGCGCTGCGCTACGGCGTCGGCGTCGGGCTGGAAGGCTTCAAGTGGTTCGGGCGCGCCACCGTGGCCCGCAAGGCGATCTGGCCCGGCTGGACGCCGCCGCCCGAGATGCTGAAGCGCCGCCCGGACCTGCCGCGCCACATGGCGGGCGGGCCCGACAACCCGCTCGGCCCCCGCGCCCTCTACCTGTACCGGGACGGCACCGACCTCGGCTACCGCCTGCACGGCACGCTGGAGCCCTGGACCATCGGCACCGACGCCTCGTCGGGCTGCGTGCGCCTGCTGCCCGAGGACGTGATGGACCTCTACCAGCGCACGCCCGTCGGCACGGCCGTCCTCGTGCTGAAGCACATCCGGTGA
- a CDS encoding TspO/MBR family protein: MDVNSGLALAGFLVAAFAAASSGAVFKPDEWYRTLRKPGWTPRPWVFPVVWTPLYLMIAVSGWLAWRETGLFTLPFAFYAAQMVLNAGWSAVFFGLRRPDLAFAELLVLWLSILLTLIGFAPASPAAAWLLAPYLLWVTIAGALNLSVWRMNADRFARA, from the coding sequence ATGGATGTGAATTCGGGACTGGCCCTCGCAGGGTTCCTCGTGGCCGCCTTCGCGGCCGCGTCGAGCGGCGCCGTCTTCAAGCCGGACGAGTGGTACCGCACCCTGCGCAAGCCGGGCTGGACGCCGCGCCCCTGGGTGTTCCCCGTGGTGTGGACGCCGCTCTACCTGATGATCGCGGTGTCGGGCTGGCTCGCCTGGCGCGAGACGGGGCTGTTCACCCTGCCCTTCGCCTTCTACGCCGCCCAGATGGTGCTCAACGCCGGCTGGTCGGCCGTGTTCTTCGGGCTGCGGCGGCCGGACCTCGCCTTCGCCGAGCTGCTGGTCCTGTGGCTGTCGATCCTGCTCACGCTGATCGGCTTCGCCCCGGCGAGCCCGGCCGCGGCCTGGCTGCTGGCCCCCTACCTGCTCTGGGTCACGATCGCGGGCGCGCTGAACCTGTCCGTGTGGCGCATGAACGCCGACCGCTTCGCGCGGGCCTGA
- a CDS encoding OmpA family protein gives MRARAIRLGAILSLAAALGGCGHFGGSSAPSVNGDTPIATTLDAPKGSPSDFDVNVGRRVFFAANSADLNDTDRATLDKQAAWLKRYTPYRMVVEGYADEPGSAESNMALGRRRAAAVVAYLEHRGVAASRLRAVSYGNTRPVRRCAEPACWSQNRRAVTVLDSVAS, from the coding sequence GTGAGGGCGCGCGCGATCCGCCTCGGCGCGATCCTGTCGCTCGCCGCCGCGCTCGGCGGCTGCGGCCATTTCGGAGGCTCCTCGGCGCCGAGCGTCAACGGCGACACCCCCATCGCCACGACGCTGGACGCCCCCAAGGGCAGCCCGTCCGACTTCGACGTCAACGTCGGCCGCCGCGTGTTCTTCGCCGCGAACTCGGCGGATCTCAACGACACGGACCGCGCCACGCTCGACAAGCAGGCGGCCTGGCTCAAGCGCTACACCCCCTACCGCATGGTGGTGGAGGGCTACGCCGACGAGCCGGGCTCGGCCGAGAGCAACATGGCGCTCGGCCGCCGCCGCGCCGCCGCCGTGGTGGCCTACCTGGAGCACCGCGGCGTCGCGGCGTCGCGCCTGCGGGCCGTCAGCTACGGCAACACCCGCCCGGTGCGGCGCTGCGCCGAGCCGGCCTGCTGGTCGCAGAACCGCCGGGCCGTCACGGTGCTCGACTCGGTCGCGTCCTGA
- a CDS encoding invasion associated locus B family protein → MRHVAGASALTALLACASLACAVPSAAAEPAKPAPAAPAPVGPDPSVTTASYGDWTARCEKGAGDKAQRICEAVQTVQLPNQQVAVAQIAFGHAGPSDPLKLVVVLPVDVWFPSTVRISAGDKDAAGVELAWRRCLPVGCFAESAGSDEAARRWRSETGQGRIVYKDGLNRDVTLPVSFRGLAQALDALAKM, encoded by the coding sequence ATGCGCCACGTCGCCGGAGCTTCGGCCCTCACCGCCCTCCTGGCCTGCGCGTCCTTGGCCTGCGCGGTCCCCTCGGCCGCCGCCGAGCCCGCGAAGCCCGCCCCCGCCGCTCCGGCGCCGGTCGGCCCCGACCCGTCCGTGACCACCGCCTCCTACGGCGACTGGACGGCGCGGTGCGAGAAGGGCGCGGGCGACAAGGCCCAGCGCATCTGCGAGGCCGTGCAGACCGTACAGCTCCCGAACCAGCAGGTCGCGGTGGCGCAGATCGCCTTCGGCCACGCCGGCCCCTCCGACCCGCTGAAGCTCGTCGTGGTTCTGCCGGTCGACGTGTGGTTCCCGAGCACCGTCAGGATCTCGGCCGGCGACAAGGACGCCGCGGGTGTCGAGCTCGCCTGGCGGCGCTGCCTGCCGGTCGGCTGTTTCGCCGAAAGCGCCGGGTCCGACGAGGCGGCCCGCCGCTGGCGGAGCGAGACCGGGCAGGGGCGCATCGTCTACAAGGACGGGCTCAACCGCGACGTGACGCTGCCCGTGTCGTTCCGCGGCCTCGCCCAGGCGCTCGACGCCCTCGCCAAGATGTGA
- a CDS encoding class I SAM-dependent methyltransferase → MRFPLRAAALALLASVPLARAQDAPAPPDPALQAAVDSERRNPRMPAFDAARHPVDELTFFGLKPDMTVVELWPAGGYWTEILAPYLRDGGGTLIAAMEVEPPNSPYREAAAKRFAYFKRRVAEDPDLFAGLKVSAFGPGTEAIAPANSVDLILGIRDLHLWMRQGFAEEALVACFKALKPGGILALVDHRGNRAGEQDIHAADGYVREDYAKGLAELAGFTFVASSEMEANPKDTADWPHGVTTLGPTFALGNQDRAKYEAVGGPDNFVLKFRKPL, encoded by the coding sequence ATGCGCTTCCCGCTCCGCGCCGCCGCGCTCGCTCTCCTCGCCTCCGTCCCCCTCGCGCGGGCGCAGGACGCCCCCGCCCCGCCCGACCCCGCCCTGCAGGCCGCCGTCGACAGCGAGCGGCGTAACCCACGCATGCCGGCCTTCGACGCCGCCCGCCACCCCGTCGACGAGCTGACCTTCTTCGGCCTGAAACCCGACATGACGGTCGTCGAGCTGTGGCCGGCCGGCGGCTACTGGACCGAGATCCTGGCCCCTTACCTGCGCGACGGCGGCGGCACGCTGATCGCCGCCATGGAGGTGGAGCCGCCGAACAGCCCGTACCGCGAGGCGGCGGCGAAGCGCTTCGCCTATTTCAAGCGCCGCGTCGCCGAGGACCCAGACCTGTTCGCCGGCCTCAAGGTGTCGGCCTTCGGCCCCGGCACCGAGGCCATCGCGCCGGCCAATTCCGTCGACCTGATCCTGGGCATCCGCGACCTGCACCTGTGGATGCGCCAGGGCTTCGCCGAGGAAGCGCTGGTGGCCTGCTTCAAGGCACTCAAGCCCGGCGGCATCCTGGCGCTGGTCGACCACCGCGGCAACCGCGCCGGCGAGCAGGACATCCACGCCGCCGATGGCTACGTGCGCGAGGACTACGCCAAGGGGCTGGCGGAGCTCGCCGGCTTCACCTTCGTGGCCTCCTCCGAGATGGAGGCCAACCCGAAGGACACGGCCGACTGGCCGCACGGCGTGACCACGCTCGGCCCGACCTTCGCGCTCGGCAACCAGGACCGCGCCAAATACGAGGCCGTGGGCGGGCCCGACAACTTCGTGCTGAAGTTCCGCAAGCCGCTCTAG
- a CDS encoding carotenoid 1,2-hydratase, with protein MFSPYYAWTGRRDPADHCALNVALYGTHRRWAMTERRASALRRDEASLNIGPSALRWDGTCLTVTIDEVTAPIPRRVRGQVRLYPQAVVNHPIVLDEVGNHCWWPIAPCARVEVEMEKPDASWSGTGYFDHNRGDASLESTFRRWDWSRASTPDGTAVLYDLETRGGDTCSLAILFDPERGVVDFAPPPEARLPRTLWGVGRGTRAEAGGARVTRTLEDGPFYARSILETTLLGHRSEAIHESLSLDRFRNPIIKTFLPWRMPRKGW; from the coding sequence GTGTTCTCGCCCTATTACGCCTGGACGGGGCGGCGCGACCCGGCCGACCATTGCGCGCTCAACGTCGCGCTCTACGGCACGCACCGCCGCTGGGCCATGACGGAGCGCCGGGCCTCCGCGCTGCGGCGCGACGAGGCGAGCCTGAACATCGGCCCGAGCGCGCTGCGCTGGGACGGCACCTGCCTCACGGTGACGATCGACGAGGTGACGGCGCCGATCCCGCGGCGCGTGCGCGGGCAGGTGCGCCTCTACCCGCAGGCCGTGGTGAACCACCCCATCGTGCTCGACGAGGTCGGCAACCACTGCTGGTGGCCGATCGCGCCCTGCGCGCGGGTCGAGGTCGAGATGGAGAAGCCGGACGCCTCCTGGTCCGGCACCGGCTATTTCGACCACAACCGGGGCGACGCGTCGCTGGAATCGACCTTCCGGCGCTGGGACTGGTCGCGCGCGTCGACCCCGGACGGCACGGCGGTGCTCTACGACCTGGAGACGCGCGGCGGCGACACCTGCTCGCTCGCCATCCTGTTCGACCCGGAGCGCGGCGTGGTGGACTTCGCGCCGCCACCCGAGGCGCGGCTGCCGCGCACGCTGTGGGGCGTCGGGCGCGGCACGCGGGCCGAGGCGGGCGGCGCGCGCGTGACGAGGACGCTGGAGGACGGGCCCTTCTACGCGCGCTCGATTCTGGAGACCACGCTGCTCGGCCATCGCTCGGAGGCGATCCACGAGAGCCTGTCGCTCGACCGCTTCCGCAACCCGATCATCAAGACGTTCCTGCCGTGGCGCATGCCGCGGAAGGGGTGGTAG
- a CDS encoding DUF3429 domain-containing protein produces MTDTTPSSATFTLTEPAETPWLGVFFGYVAMVPFVVGVLAFWLAGEPWRGAALAITLFWGCAILTFLAGVRRGVSFRTPGGVTAGQIVTMLWLFCLGFAAIVLTAIAMPVWATALLLVGYLSLQVFDPIAARKLEAPLYFARLRPAQMAIPLLCLLGTLVLLSTR; encoded by the coding sequence ATGACCGACACGACGCCGTCCTCCGCCACTTTCACCCTGACCGAGCCGGCCGAGACGCCCTGGCTCGGCGTGTTCTTCGGCTACGTCGCCATGGTGCCCTTCGTGGTCGGCGTGCTGGCGTTCTGGCTCGCGGGCGAGCCGTGGCGGGGCGCGGCGCTGGCCATCACGCTGTTCTGGGGCTGCGCCATCCTGACCTTCCTGGCGGGGGTGCGGCGCGGGGTGTCGTTCCGCACGCCCGGCGGCGTCACGGCGGGGCAGATCGTCACCATGCTGTGGCTGTTCTGCCTGGGCTTCGCCGCCATCGTGCTGACCGCGATCGCCATGCCGGTCTGGGCGACCGCGCTGCTGCTCGTCGGCTACCTCAGCCTGCAGGTCTTCGACCCCATCGCGGCCCGCAAGCTCGAAGCGCCGCTGTATTTCGCGCGGCTGCGCCCGGCCCAGATGGCCATCCCCCTGCTCTGTCTCCTCGGCACGCTCGTGCTATTGTCGACCCGCTGA
- a CDS encoding patatin-like phospholipase family protein → MAETVDIGLVMQGGGALGAYEHGAVQALLEMGCRPVAISGVSIGAINTAVLAGARDGDMRRSIDRLWAAITLPDNPFLPQGTQALMSVFGDPAFWRLRADWYAAPTWTSLYDTSPMYRTLDAIVDWDRINAPSPSVRMAVTATCVETGRNRRFSNYDPGQKATAMADLLDGAEAADLADNTTIKDRTTIEARHVMASGALPPSFPSVAVDGQTFWDGGLFDNTPLRPLVEMLTPAEADSLPIVVINLFPDAAPAPRDFAGVQTRMMEIQYESRFSDEFGGFHNTLRYGRMLTDLLKLATDNPAVFEAIRQDPQFQRLMLYRAMKNLHVIPADTVFESTGTLDFSAPGIERRREAGYAAARKHLDREAARGGGALFARHR, encoded by the coding sequence ATGGCGGAAACGGTCGACATCGGCCTCGTGATGCAGGGCGGGGGTGCGCTCGGCGCCTACGAGCACGGTGCCGTGCAGGCCCTGCTGGAGATGGGCTGCCGCCCCGTGGCGATCAGCGGCGTGTCGATCGGCGCCATCAACACGGCCGTCCTCGCCGGTGCCCGCGACGGCGACATGAGGCGCAGCATCGACCGGCTGTGGGCGGCCATCACGCTGCCCGACAATCCCTTCCTGCCGCAGGGCACGCAGGCCCTGATGTCCGTCTTCGGCGATCCCGCGTTCTGGCGGCTGCGCGCCGACTGGTACGCGGCCCCGACCTGGACCAGCCTGTACGACACGAGCCCCATGTACCGGACGCTCGACGCCATCGTCGACTGGGACCGCATCAACGCGCCGTCCCCCTCCGTGCGCATGGCCGTGACGGCGACCTGCGTCGAGACGGGGCGCAACAGGCGCTTCTCGAACTACGACCCCGGGCAGAAGGCGACCGCCATGGCGGACCTCCTCGACGGTGCCGAGGCGGCCGACCTCGCCGACAACACGACGATCAAGGACCGCACCACGATCGAGGCCAGGCACGTCATGGCGAGCGGCGCCCTGCCGCCGAGCTTCCCGAGCGTCGCGGTCGACGGGCAGACCTTCTGGGACGGCGGCCTCTTCGACAACACGCCGCTGCGGCCGCTGGTCGAGATGCTCACGCCCGCGGAGGCGGACAGCCTGCCGATCGTGGTCATCAACCTGTTCCCCGACGCCGCCCCGGCCCCGCGCGACTTCGCGGGCGTGCAGACGCGCATGATGGAGATCCAATACGAGAGCCGGTTCAGCGACGAGTTCGGCGGCTTCCACAACACTCTGCGCTACGGCCGCATGCTGACCGACCTCCTGAAGCTCGCGACCGACAACCCGGCCGTCTTCGAGGCGATCAGGCAGGACCCGCAGTTCCAGCGCCTGATGCTGTACCGGGCCATGAAGAACCTGCACGTCATCCCGGCCGACACCGTGTTCGAGTCGACCGGAACCCTGGATTTCTCCGCGCCCGGCATCGAGCGGCGGCGCGAGGCCGGCTACGCGGCCGCCCGGAAACACCTCGACCGCGAGGCGGCGCGCGGCGGAGGCGCCCTGTTCGCTCGCCACAGGTGA
- the crtD gene encoding 1-hydroxycarotenoid 3,4-desaturase CrtD, with protein sequence MSELHVAVVGAGIGGLVAALDLARRGTRVTVVERAAGPGGKLRQVKVGERLVDAGPTVFTLRDVFDRVFTEAGERLDDHLRLTRQSRLARHHWPDGSSLDLHDDPARSAEAIGAFAGAGAARAYRDFARQAADVYAALEKPFIRAERPANPMALMSRAGLAGFGGMLRIQPYTLLWRALGELFTDPRLRQLFGRYATYCGSSPFEAPATLMLVAHVEAQGVWSVEGGLGALARALQALCEARGVRFRFHADVAEVLMSGGRAAGLSLRGGERLACDAVVWNGDAAALAAGRAGRGAMAAVPATAPDARSLSAFTVAMAARMRGPELLRHNVFFSEDYPAEFEAIRAGRVPERPTVYLCAQDRGDGSPALPAGPEGAPVERALAIVNAPADGDRHRYTPEEIRSCEERTFRQLERCGLTVERPPGSTLPTAPSDFSDLFPGTGGALYGPASHGWMASFRRPGSRSRLPGLYLAGGSVHPGSGVPMAALSGRLAASSLMQDCASTSRSTRTATRGGTSMR encoded by the coding sequence ATGTCGGAACTTCACGTCGCCGTGGTGGGCGCGGGCATCGGGGGCCTCGTGGCGGCGCTCGATCTCGCGCGCCGCGGCACCCGCGTCACCGTGGTCGAGCGCGCCGCGGGCCCCGGCGGCAAGCTGCGGCAGGTCAAGGTCGGGGAGCGCCTGGTCGACGCGGGCCCGACCGTGTTCACCCTGCGCGACGTGTTCGACCGCGTCTTCACCGAGGCGGGCGAGCGGCTCGACGACCACCTGCGGCTCACGCGGCAGAGCCGGCTCGCGCGCCACCACTGGCCGGACGGCAGCAGCCTCGACCTCCACGACGACCCCGCCCGCTCGGCCGAGGCCATCGGCGCCTTCGCCGGCGCCGGCGCGGCCCGCGCCTACCGCGACTTCGCCCGCCAAGCCGCCGACGTCTACGCGGCGCTGGAGAAGCCCTTCATCCGCGCCGAGCGGCCCGCCAACCCCATGGCGCTGATGAGCCGGGCCGGGCTGGCGGGCTTCGGCGGCATGCTGCGCATCCAGCCCTACACGCTGCTGTGGCGGGCGCTCGGCGAGCTATTCACCGACCCGCGGCTGCGCCAGCTCTTCGGGCGCTATGCCACCTATTGCGGCTCCTCGCCCTTCGAGGCGCCGGCCACGCTGATGCTCGTCGCCCACGTGGAAGCGCAGGGCGTGTGGTCGGTCGAGGGCGGGCTCGGCGCGCTGGCCCGCGCGCTCCAGGCGCTCTGCGAGGCGCGCGGCGTGCGGTTCCGCTTCCACGCGGACGTGGCCGAGGTGCTGATGTCGGGCGGCCGCGCCGCGGGCCTGAGCCTGCGCGGCGGCGAGCGCCTCGCCTGCGACGCGGTGGTGTGGAACGGCGACGCCGCGGCGCTGGCCGCGGGCCGGGCCGGGCGCGGCGCCATGGCGGCGGTGCCCGCCACGGCGCCCGACGCGCGCTCGCTTTCCGCCTTCACGGTCGCCATGGCGGCGCGGATGCGCGGGCCGGAGCTGCTGCGCCACAACGTCTTCTTCTCCGAGGACTACCCGGCCGAGTTCGAGGCCATCCGGGCGGGCCGCGTGCCTGAACGGCCCACCGTCTACCTTTGCGCGCAGGACCGCGGCGACGGCTCGCCCGCCCTGCCCGCAGGCCCCGAGGGCGCGCCCGTCGAGCGGGCCCTCGCCATCGTCAACGCGCCCGCCGACGGCGACCGCCACCGCTACACCCCCGAGGAGATCCGATCATGCGAGGAGCGGACTTTCCGCCAGCTGGAGCGCTGCGGGCTCACGGTGGAGCGGCCTCCCGGTTCGACGCTGCCGACGGCGCCGAGCGACTTCTCGGACCTGTTCCCGGGCACGGGCGGAGCGCTCTACGGGCCGGCCTCGCATGGGTGGATGGCTTCGTTCCGTCGCCCCGGGTCGCGTTCGCGCCTGCCCGGCCTCTACCTCGCGGGCGGGAGCGTGCATCCGGGCTCGGGCGTGCCGATGGCCGCGCTGTCGGGCCGGCTGGCGGCGTCGAGCCTCATGCAGGACTGCGCTTCGACATCAAGGTCGACCCGAACGGCTACGCGTGGTGGTACGTCGATGCGCTGA
- a CDS encoding dihydrofolate reductase family protein has translation MKPHVTVHMITSVDGRIRTSRWSPFEGRGEYEKVHDLLEGDAWMCGRVTMSGYARGTAPYPATDERLPRTDHVAKRDAPSYAVALDASGKLVWGRDAIDADHLVVVLSEAVPDAHLAGLRHDGVSYVFGGRHEIDFGRVLESLNREFGIGRLIVEGGGRINGSLLKAGAVDELSLLLAPAVDGLAGGGALFDYDGAPDDATAKGLRLTLLSSQPREGGVMWLRYRVDRV, from the coding sequence ATGAAGCCCCACGTCACCGTCCACATGATCACCTCCGTCGACGGCCGCATCAGGACGAGCCGCTGGAGCCCGTTCGAGGGCCGCGGCGAATACGAGAAAGTCCACGACCTGCTCGAAGGCGATGCCTGGATGTGCGGGCGCGTGACGATGAGCGGCTACGCGCGCGGCACGGCGCCCTACCCCGCGACGGACGAGCGCCTACCCCGCACCGACCACGTCGCGAAGCGCGACGCCCCGTCCTACGCGGTGGCGCTCGACGCCTCCGGCAAGCTCGTCTGGGGGCGGGACGCCATCGACGCCGACCACCTCGTCGTCGTGCTGAGCGAGGCCGTGCCCGACGCGCACCTCGCCGGCCTCAGGCACGACGGCGTGTCCTACGTGTTCGGCGGACGCCACGAGATCGACTTCGGCCGCGTGCTGGAAAGCCTGAACCGCGAGTTCGGCATCGGGCGCCTGATCGTCGAGGGCGGGGGCCGCATCAACGGCTCGCTGCTCAAGGCCGGCGCCGTCGACGAACTGTCGCTGCTGCTCGCCCCCGCGGTGGACGGGCTCGCGGGCGGGGGCGCGCTGTTCGACTACGACGGCGCGCCCGACGACGCGACCGCCAAGGGCCTGCGCCTCACGCTGCTGTCGTCGCAGCCGCGCGAGGGCGGGGTGATGTGGCTGCGCTACCGGGTCGACCGGGTGTGA
- the prfB gene encoding peptide chain release factor 2 (programmed frameshift), protein MRAEPLALVEQIKQSVGLLRRHLDVDTATRRLAELNARSEDPALWSDAAAAQKVMRERTELEERLGALSRLERDLEDSVTLVELAEAEDDAAVEREAIDALRALKLEADKRQVESLLSGEADANDAYIEVHSGAGGTESQDWARMLFRMYTRWAERRKFKVELIEESAGEEAGIKSATILVKGHNAYGWAKTESGVHRLVRISPFDSAARRHTSFASAWVYPVVDDKIEVDIKESDCRIDTYRSSGAGGQHVNTTDSAVRITHVPSGVVVACQGERSQHKNRATAWNMLRARLYEIELEKAEAKANADAASKTDVGWGHQIRSYVLQPYQLVKDLRTGMTSGTPDEVLDGELDAFMEASLAQRLSGRTVVVEDVD, encoded by the exons ATGCGAGCCGAACCCCTGGCGCTCGTCGAGCAGATCAAGCAGTCCGTGGGACTGCTGAGGAGGCATCTT GACGTCGACACAGCGACGCGGCGCCTAGCCGAACTCAACGCCCGATCCGAGGACCCCGCCCTTTGGAGCGACGCCGCCGCGGCCCAGAAGGTCATGCGCGAGCGCACCGAGCTCGAGGAGCGTCTCGGCGCCCTGTCGCGGCTGGAGCGCGACCTCGAGGACTCCGTCACGCTCGTCGAGCTCGCCGAGGCCGAGGACGACGCCGCGGTCGAGCGCGAAGCCATCGATGCCCTGCGGGCCCTCAAGCTCGAGGCGGACAAGCGCCAGGTCGAATCGCTGCTGTCCGGCGAGGCCGACGCCAACGACGCCTACATCGAGGTCCATTCGGGCGCGGGCGGCACCGAGTCCCAGGACTGGGCCCGCATGCTGTTCCGCATGTACACGCGCTGGGCCGAGCGCCGGAAGTTCAAGGTCGAGCTGATCGAGGAGAGCGCCGGGGAAGAGGCGGGCATCAAGTCCGCGACGATCCTAGTGAAGGGCCACAACGCCTATGGCTGGGCCAAGACCGAGTCGGGCGTCCATCGCCTCGTCCGCATCTCGCCCTTCGACAGCGCGGCGCGGCGCCACACGAGCTTCGCTTCGGCCTGGGTCTATCCGGTGGTCGACGACAAGATCGAGGTGGACATCAAGGAATCCGACTGCCGCATCGACACCTACCGGTCGTCGGGCGCCGGAGGCCAGCACGTGAACACCACGGATTCCGCGGTCCGCATCACGCACGTGCCCTCGGGCGTCGTGGTGGCGTGCCAGGGCGAGCGCTCGCAGCACAAGAACCGCGCGACCGCGTGGAACATGCTGCGCGCCCGCCTCTACGAGATCGAGCTGGAGAAGGCCGAAGCCAAGGCCAACGCCGACGCGGCCTCGAAGACCGACGTCGGCTGGGGCCATCAGATCCGCTCCTACGTGCTCCAGCCCTACCAGCTCGTGAAGGACCTGCGCACCGGCATGACTTCGGGCACGCCCGACGAGGTGCTGGACGGCGAACTCGACGCCTTCATGGAGGCCTCGCTGGCGCAGCGCCTGTCCGGCCGCACCGTGGTGGTCGAGGACGTGGACTGA